From the Vicia villosa cultivar HV-30 ecotype Madison, WI unplaced genomic scaffold, Vvil1.0 ctg.000756F_1_1, whole genome shotgun sequence genome, one window contains:
- the LOC131630952 gene encoding uncharacterized protein LOC131630952, whose protein sequence is MEECSLSGSEDSKKDNLIRGTCFNNKVELVAIIDIGATHLFITLECATMMGLKLSLMSGSMVINTPANGSVTTTLVCLSCPLTIYGKSFVMDLVCLPLHVIDVILGMNWLEFNHVHINFYSKTVRFLESGDGGKLMFLSAKQVEEILEDEAQMFAMFWALHVDREVVSVNLPVICEFPWVFPNDISDIPLVREVEFAIELVPITSPTSMDPYRMSASELDEMKKQFEELLEKMFF, encoded by the coding sequence ATGGAAGAGTGTTCGCTGAGTGGTTCAGAGGATTCTAAGAAGGACAACTTGATTCGAGGTACCTGTTTTAATAACAAAGTTGAGTTGGTTGCTATTATTGATATTGGTGCCACTCATTTGTTTATTACGCTTGAATGTGCTACTATGATGGGTTTGAAATTGTCTTTAATGAGTGGGAGTATGGTGATCAATACTCCGGCTAATGGTTCTGTGACTACTACGCTAGTCTGTTTGAGCTGCCCTTTAACTATTTATGGTAAGAGTTTCGTGATGGATTTGGTTTGTTTACCCTTGCATGTAATTGATGTTATTcttggaatgaactggttggagttcaaccatGTTCATATCAATTTCTATAGTAAGACCGTGAGGTTCCTAGAGTCTGGTGATGGTGGAAAGCTGATGTTTTTATCTGCCAAGCAAGTAGAAGAAATTTTAGAAGATGAAGCTCAGATGTTTGCAATGTTTTGGGCACTGCATGTTGATCGTGAAGTTGTCAGTGTTAATTTACCTGTTATTTGTGAATTCCCATGGGTGTTTCCAAATGACATCAGTGATATACCTCTTGTGCGTGAGGTAGAGTTTGCTATAGAATTGGTACCTATTACAAGTCCGACATCGATGGATCCTTATAGGATGTCAGCTTCAGAGTTGGATGAAATGAAGAAACAATTTGAAGAATTACTTGAGAAAATGTTTTTTTGA